The window TTCCAGTTCTGCCACGAATAGAAGGCGCGCCTGCGCTTGAAAATGCCGCCAAGGCATTTGACCAGATCATTGATCAGGCCTGCGAGTATGGCCAACTCCTTCCACATGGCTGCGCCTTTTCAGTGCCTACATGCCGAAGAGAATGCCGACCTGCGTCAGGCTGAACAGCTTGCGCACCTGCGGAGAGGCGTCTGTGACTTCAAGTCCGCGACCGTCCATCATGAGTACCCGTCGCGCCTCGATGAGCACGGCAAGACCAGACGAATCAAGGTAGCTGACATTGCCGAGGTCCAGCTTGAGAACGCCGCTGGTCTCCTTCACTGCGTTCAGAAGGAATGCCCGAACGTCCGGCGTCACGGAATAATCAATCTCTCCGCTCAGAGAGATGAAGCCCTCGTCCTTTGTGGCTGTCCAGAGATCCTTTGCCGCCATTAAGTATCCTCCCCGCTCATGTGCGACGCTCTGCCACTGCCCGGGCTGTGTGCTCCGGCCAGCATCAGGACGGATCGCGCCACACTTCCAGAACAGTCTTGTCGTCGTTGCTTGGAACGCCTTC is drawn from Desulfovibrio mangrovi and contains these coding sequences:
- a CDS encoding STAS domain-containing protein; translation: MAAKDLWTATKDEGFISLSGEIDYSVTPDVRAFLLNAVKETSGVLKLDLGNVSYLDSSGLAVLIEARRVLMMDGRGLEVTDASPQVRKLFSLTQVGILFGM